A genomic segment from Asterias amurensis chromosome 6, ASM3211899v1 encodes:
- the LOC139938675 gene encoding alpha-N-acetylgalactosamine-specific lectin-like: MAFFLRVTVMVLAVIGLTKAGCPPLWTRYRNNCYRFMGQEMSWTDAENHCRQFFSMSGQGHLASVHSSDEADFLIQYVESSLVSSYSNWIWIGLSKQPDGSTFSWSDGTVLDYDGWQPEQPDDARSNEDCGEIRYLGSLVPGWNDHFCSNLQPHVCKMPTDVKGCF; encoded by the coding sequence ATGGCTTTCTTTCTCCGAGTTACGGTGATGGTCCTGGCTGTGATTGGGCTGACCAAGGCTGGATGTCCACCGTTATGGACTCGCTATCGCAACAACTGCTACCGTTTCATGGGTCAAGAAATGTCGTGGACCGATGCAGAAAACCACTGCCGGCAGTTCTTTAGCATGAGTGGACAGGGCCATCTTGCATCCGTGCACAGCTCTGACGAAGCAGATTTCCTGATCCAGTATGTGGAATCTTCGCTCGTCTCGTCCTACAGCAATTGGATATGGATCGGGTTGTCTAAACAACCTGATGGAAGCACTTTCAGCTGGAGTGACGGCACAGTGTTGGACTACGATGGATGGCAACCTGAACAACCTGATGATGCACGCTCAAACGAAGATTGTGGGGAAATAAGGTATCTTGGGAGTCTCGTGCCGGGTTGGAATGATCACTTCTGCTCCAATCTCCAACCACACGTCTGCAAGATGCCAACTGATGTCAAGGGTTGTTTCTGA